CTTGACACGGTTAAACGCTTCATCTCTTCCCGTAGCAAGGACAAGTTCCCACATGCCGTAATAATACCAGCAATCTGGCGTGTCCCCGGGACCAACGTAGTTGGCGTTTTTATTGCCCAGTCTAGTTTGCAAATTGGCATATATAGTCCTATAGGGTAAAGTtgaaggcaaggcaagggaAGAATTTGTGTCATCGTGGGCAAAGTGTGAGGGTAAGACTGGGCGCATGGTTCCTGGTGTTATTCAACCGTGTAAAATGTTCATTTTCAGGTCAAAGATAAATACCTCACGCATTGCAAACTATTGCATATCATGTCATCTTTATCGAGACGTAATTGTAATGAAATTTCCAAGTCATTATGCCTCTGCTTCACTTGGACTGAATCTCAAAGACTTGAGCTGTGTAGAGAGTCGCAATTATGCCTCGGGGGAAGAAATATGTGCTGTCAAGGCTACAACTTGAGAGAAAGGTTAAGACGATTTGGATATCTTGGTTTACATACTTTTGAGGGTGGGTGAGGGAGATGAAGTTCCTGGCACGGTTCCTCGGGAGACTAGGCGCAGATCTATCAGATATAAATACTGAAAAGTAAGCTTTTCCTGTTATTCCTTCTCCATTCCAGGTTCGTACAAAACTCCATTGCCCTGAGTGTAGACGTGACCAAACAAGCAAGTGCAGATTATCTGGATCTGCAAGTTGTACTGAATAGAGTTTCAaggacgaaaagaaaagaagcaagaTGGCTCTTTACAGCCAACTTGATTCCGTATTTTCCCCCACAAGCACGCGCGAGGCAGCACAGGTAGGCCACCCTACGTCCGGATCTTCTTGAAATCCCTCGTAATATCCGCAATAGCCGTCTCGACCGGCAATCTCTCCATGGAGCTTGCGCCGTAGAAGCCATGAATCCCTGTGGTACGGCTCAAAACATACTGCGCGTCGTCTGGACTAGCAATTGGTCCCCCATGGCACAAGACTATAACGTCGGGGTTAATAGCAACGGCCGCATCACGAATCTCTTGAATCAGAGTTACACATTCATCCATGGTCTTGCCCGAGGTGGCGCCGATTGAGCCACTCGTTGTCAAGCCCATATGGGCGACCAATACATCGGCTCCCGCGCGCGTCATCTTTTCACTTTCTCGCGGGTTAAAGACGTAGGGAGTCGTGAGTAGGCCCATTTTGTGAGCCATGGCAATCATGTCGACTTCCAGGTCGTACGACATGCCCGTCTCCTCCAGATTGGCGCGAAACTGGCCGTCGATGAGTCCCACGGTGGGAAAATTCTGGACACCTGAAAAGCCCATGTCGTGCAACTGTTTTAAAAAGAAGGCCATGTTTCTCAGCGGGTCTGTACCACAAACACCGGCGATGACGGGGGTAGATTTGACGATTGGCAGCACTTCATTGGCCTAGTGGTTGTTCTGTTAGAAACGGACAGTTTCCGGGGAGCCTCAAGATTCGCTGGGCGTCTTACCATGTCGAGGACGACGTCGTTTGCATTTCCGTACGGCATGAGGCCGGCCAAGGATCCCCGGCCGGCCATTCTGAAACGGCCGCTATTGTATATAATGATCAAGTCGCCGCCTCCTGCTTCGATGAACTTTGCTGAGAGTCCAATGCCGGCTCCCGCGCCTACTATGGGCTTGCCTTGCTGTATTTGTGACTGAAGACGGGCCAGGATCTCCCTTCTGCTTGTGGGTGGCGGCATTTTGACGGCGTGAGATTACACCAGACGAACTGGCTTGGTGAAGTTGCGTGCGGTGTGTCGGCTATTTTAGCAGGAAGAATGGGTTGAATGAATGTATAAAATTGAAGCTCCAAATGAGTCCTCTACTCTTGAGATGCCTCCAGCTCGCCATGATGTCAATATCGACACATTGACAACTCGTGGGCAGACCGGATACGCCGGTCCCCCGCATTTTGTGGGGCAGTTGCGATTGATCTGTTTGAAGCTCTTTGCCAAATTGCCACAATGAGAGTTGATGCGACTGCGTGTGAGAGCCACCGAGTTGCCCACGAGCAAAGCCAACATTTCGGAGAATAAAACCGACGGCTTCAACCGACAGGATGGCGGTGACCGTTGCCATTGTCGGGACTTGTGACACCAAGTTGGCCGAGCTGCTGTTTCTTCGCGACGAGATTGGTAAACATCCCGAGGTCAAGACCCTCCTTATAGACGTCGGTCGCAAGCCCGTCGCCcacgatgccgtcgacgtctgcgTATCAGACATGCTGCTCAAGCACGCGGGAGGGGCCGAGGACACTGAGCGAACACGCGGGCAATTTATTGAAACGGTATCCGACTGCACAACCAAGTTGATACGGGACATGTTCACCAAGGGCTCCATCGATGGCGTCATCTCGGCAGGAGGATCTGGCGGCACCGCCTTGGCTTCGGCCGTGATGCGCCAAGCGCTTCCCATCGGATTCCCCAAGTTCATCGTGTCGACGATTGCCAGCGGCGATACAGGTCCCATCATCGGCGAGACCGACATCACCTTGATGTACTCTGTCGTCGATGTTGCTGGTCTGAATCAAGTACTCCGCGACATTTTGgccaatgccgccgccgccatcgctGGAGCCGCGTCTTCGTACTCGATGCGAAGAGAGCAGCGACCACGGGAATCGCCCGCCAAGAAGCGAGTCGCCATCACCATGTTTGGGGTCACGACGCCGGGGGTAGATGCCATAAGAAGGTTTTTGGAATCCCGCTTTCCGATTGAAACGTACGTCTTTCACGCGACGGGCCACGGGGGGAGGGCCATGGAGCGCCTCATTCGCAATGGCCAAATAGATGCCGTGATTGATCTCACAACTACCGAGATTTGCGATTTCATCATGGGAGGGCAAATGTCTGCTGGAGACGAGAGGCTTGACGCCGCCATAGAAGCGGGAATTCCCAACATCGTATCACTCGGCgccttggacatggccaactttgGCCCAAAGGCATCCGTGCCGGCCAAATACCAGCATCGAAGGCAGGTAGAGCACAACCCCATCGTGACGCTTGTTCGATCATCCGAGAGCGACTGCAGGTCCATTGCAGAGTTTATTTGCGACAAGTTGAAAGCGTCAAAAAACACCGCCTTGACCCAGGTTTGGATTCCTAAAGGTGGTGTGAGCATGCTGGCTGTTCCCGGCGGCCCCTTTTACGATGAAGCCGCAGACGCTGCCCTGTTTGacaccatcaaggccaatTTAGCGCAGACGGGAATCaaggtggtggaggagccgGGACATGTTAATGATTTGCAATTCGCGACACATGTGGCCGAGGCTCTCGTAGAGATGATGCAATTAGCTCATTAAAATCGGCGCCATGCTTCGATTGTCCAAGATTCATGACGATACGTTAATGCTTAGGGAACCCAAAATGTAGAAAAATACTTTTTCTTTATTGAAATATAGGGTTCGTGGCTACCTACTCTTGTGGCCGGAGCATCTTACAACCACGCGTCTGGTCGAATGTTGCTGTTGCTACCACAGATGCGCAAACATACGGAGGAATAAAATACAGCACTCATTATGCTACCTTGGGCGTACAGTTGCTGAGTTATCAACAGCAATTCGGGGCAGTGGCAGTGGGAAGTTGCATATAAAATGGTCGAGTCAAATTGGTGATTTTTATCATGGATGAAGGTCTGAGAAGGATGACCTGAAAATCTGGGAAATTGGCCCTTTTATTCCCTGACCGAGCCTCTGGGGACCCCTGTGATGACCCTCGTCCTAGCCCTAATCTGGAACCTtggaaaaagcaaatatcACGACCTTCAGGCCTCCCGGACCTCTCAACCCCTCAATAAAAGCCTCACAAATATTCAGATTGAGCCTGTTTGGCTCAACAATAGTATTGCCTTGTACCGATCCCGATTCAGTTTCCAATGTCTGCATTCATGGTCGACCATGAGTCCACAACATGATGAAAATCCTCTTCCCCTGTGTAACCATCGTCAGGCTCAAGGTACGggctgttacacggaaatggctggttacacaagggctacggtcacgagacctagggcaaagtcgcTCACCGACTttttgtataaatagacgtcttcgataccaaagactgttattagttgaattgagctattgctccaagccttcatactgaacccttgtcacacggGCCGTGCCTAGATGGCAACATGACCTCTGTAGAACAGCCAAGTCGTCAGGTTCATCAATCGTAATCAGCCATTTGCATTCTCCTTTGGCCGTTCCGTTCGTCTTTCAGCTAACCAATCACTCGTCTCCCAAAGCATTGACTAATGTAACGGCTTGAATTAATTTATCAAGCTAAAGCTAACCCGCAATCTAGTTTCGGGCCCGTGGTATCCCGCTATAGTACAACCACGGCCATATCAATGGCCCCCCCTCGGAAATATCTGTTGCTCATCTCGTCTACTATGGCATATCAAGTCCCATTTGATCTCGTTTTCTCCCGCGTGCCGTTACAACAAGCTAACCTTGAGCATGGCCGCAAAGACCCGCAAGTTGAGTTTATTGCCGGATGACCCGCATCGACTTTGGCCGCGAAAAGTCCAAATCTTCCCCATTCAGGGCTCTCACCTTGGTCAAGTCCCAGTTCTGAACGAATCCGGTAAACGTTGCGAGGCGGTCCTGCGGGAGGTTATCAGAGTCCGACAGTATGACTGCGGTTCCCGGCGCGGCTTCGACCTGCACGTCATGCGCGTAGATCCAGGACGGCAGCGAGCTCTCCGACTGCTGCTCGGCAGGCAGACAATAGCTTGCGCTGGTTGTCAGGCTCGTGATGCAGCCGACTGGGGTTGTATCCTTGACCACGCGCATCGAGTGTGGCCGCGAGAAGTCGAGGTACTTGCCGTTGGCTGCCTTGACCGACTTGAGCCTGTTGTTTTCGACTGTCCCGACAAAAGTTGCGATGCGGTTATACGAAAGATTGTCAAAGTCTGATAGCTTCACTGCGGTGCCTGGCGCGGCATCTACGTAGATCTCATGCTCGTATATCCACCGTGGCAGAGAAGACTCGGGCCTCGTGCCGGCAGACATGCAATACCGCGCTTTTGTATGCAGACTAACAATGCAGCCTTGGGGCTTCTCGGCTGACAAGATGCGCGCCTCCGGGTAGATGGACTTGACCCAGGCGGCATATTTTGACATGCGCGCGCCAGTCGCTTCGGTTGGGCGGCCACCGTTTGTTGTCGCGATAATCACTGGCTTGCCCTCGCGGATCTGCCACCAAGCAGAACCGCTGTCGCCTGGGGCCGTCCGCGCCCAGAATGGCGATGGCCCTGCGGGTTTGTAACTCGCTCCGATTCCATGTTCGAGTTCGAAAATGCTATTGATGCGGCTGCGCCCGTACAGCCGCCGCTCGCCCTGCGATGGTCCGTACGCGCCGCTGCGGTCCAAGCCGACGCCCCAGCTTCCGTAACCAACAAAGATGACATCTCTGCCTTTCTCGTCCAGCGCGTCGTTGAGGATTGGCTGCTCTAACGACTTGCCGGCCTTGTCGACCATCGGGTTGCGAGTGGGCAACTTGAGGATGGCGATGTCGGTAGAAGCACCCCCCATACCCTTTGGCTTTTTGACCCGTTGCTGTGGTACATACACGGTACCTTTGCCTGATGCAATGACTTGCCCTCCAGGCGCGGTAAAGGTCTTGCTTATGGCCGTTTCGGTGCCTTTGTACGCGACGCAGTGTGCCGCAGTAAGCACATAACTCCAACCGTCTTTCTCGCCAAGCCATGTTGCGGTGCAGCCATTTATGCGGCCAACGACAAGCCAGGGTGTTTCGTAGCTAGAGGCACGTAACTCTTCATTGTGCGTCTTGATACTAGTCGCCACGTTCTTGACATCGCCGCCATGCCGCTCAAAGGTCGCCTTGTCAATGACAAGAGGGCGAGCGAATGACCACGCCGTCATCGTGGCCATGCTAAGGCACCAAATTATGGCCTTCATTTTTGTtagaaagaaagaaagaaagaaagaaaaggttGATAAATGAGATGGAGATGTCACAAGTTGTATTGAACTGATATCTTGACCTGGGAAACCGTGGgcttgtatatatatatatatatatgtatatagATATATTTGCTGCAAATCTTCACAAGCTACGTATATAATAAAGTGACACATGACATTGTCGATCAAGTCTCAAGTCAAACGTAAGATAGTGACACAAAATCTCTTATTAGGATTGTATTCCCTGTCTAAACCTGTCATGAAATACTGTATAATATCGAATAAATGGCATTTGATGCTTCTCTATTACCTATAATAATCGCGTCTTATACTGCGGAAATACTTGTGGGGATTCAAGTATGTATAGGCTTTAGCCGCTGCTGGGGTAACAAGACAGAAATACATAGTACCCAAGCTTACGTACAAATGGACCTATAATACATATAGTAAGACCTTTATACTCCGGACAGGAACCTTTGCTTATCCGTGTAGCTAATCACTTGACTGCGGGGACCCTGGCCAGGCCGCCCTTTTTTCGTAGCCGAACAGATATTGGAAATCCGCCTCGCGTGACACGAGGTGTTCGCGGGTATAGCCAGTACTAGTATCAATATCAATAGCTTGGCATCGTGCCACGTTTATTTCGTAAGCCAAATTCTGCATTACGGAATTCATTCGCTTATAGATGGCCCTGCTAAAATTGCTACATCTTGGCAAAATTATGGCCAATTCTGTTGGCATAAAGTATGCTTGGTTCGTGTCAATCATGCAAACTTCggataaaaagaaaaatatacCAACCATCTTTCCATTATACGCGGACTATGTTGCTACACGAACATCATGTCGCTACACGGGATGCAATATGTCGAACTAAAATGCGGGAAACATGCATTATTCTAACCCTGTGCAGATACATGTGCATAAGTGCTTGCCTTGGCCTCAATACAACATCTAATAGTCCCCTGTGCTAGCAATGCATCAGAACCTGGGGCTCTCAATAGTCACACGGCTAAGAGATCAGCTAGTAGATGCAGCTACCTCTTTTCTCTCGGGAGCTATCCATATGACAAACGTCGACAGTCTATGTGCTTCTACACAGATTCCAACTGGCCAATATTCGCTCAAGGCAGGGAATTGAGGCAGAGTTACCTTATGCCCAGCAGGAAAATTATTCTCTCATGCGCTTAGAGCTGGTTCTAACTGTCCAAGTACGTGTTCGTCACTGTGCTGTGTCAAGGCAAGAGCAAGACGTGCAGTCGATGCGAACAGAACTGCCCTATTTTTTCGTAGCTCCTCCGTATTCTGGCGCATGCAGAATTGATAGGGCATCGTTTGTGCGGGATTCTGTTGAACCCGTAGGTTTGAGGGTAATGGATATATCTTGCGTCATTCCATCCGAGTGATTGTCTGTAAAGTAATCCCGTAAAGCGTATTTCAGTAAGTTGAGCGATACGCCTCATCTCAATACTATATTCCTTCAGCTTTCGTAATCTCTCAGCACTTGTACGCCGCGATCATCTCTGTTTCACTTGTGACTTCCACATCGACTCGGGTGGGATATTGTGACTCCTTCCTTGTACCGTATCACCAGCGGtattgtgacaagggcatAATAGAGGGCCTGGAGcaatttactcaattcatctaataacagtctttggtatcaaaggtccttggttttcctcaacgccttgagggaccgaagctgtctatttatacaagaagtcggtgaggaccttctgccctaatcccgtgaccgtagcccttgtgtaaccgtgtgacattggcccatttccgtgtgacaggTATTGTGATTCTGGGTGCCCCTAACAAAGTGAAGAGGTGGGAGCAGCTTGTGATGATACTTCGGCGAGCAGGTTCCAATTCTGGCTTAACCACCATAATAGCATTAGACTTTATGTCTAACTAAGGTGTGCCACTTTTCAGGCAAGGGCCGAATCCTTATGAAAGAGAAGTCCCGTCGCTCATGGAAAATATGGCCTAGGCCCCGTGTCAAGGTCCATATGTCGTCGATTTCTTACGCGCCATTGAGCCCAGCCCTCGTTTTGGCGACAAACATTTGCAAAGCTCGGGAATCAGGAACCCCAAGATAAGTAAAAGCATGTAATGTCTAGAGTTCGAGACGACTTTGCACTGACTGACGATGGGTGAGTTGCCAGGGACAGTATACAGACGGTGCTAAgcaccatggctgcagatCCATACAATTACCTAGAAATGGAGGCTGTGAGAAACGGCTTGCCATTGATTGAGCTACAATCCGATTGCTTAGCCGACGCGCTAGTAACAGCACTTGAGTGTACAGGAATCATCTCACCGCACTCAACATGGAACAGCTCCTACTGCAATTAGGTCAATGGCATCCAGACAGGCAGCTATACATTTTCTGTGAAGACTCTCGAGGCTATGTATACTACTCAATGTGCAGAGATACATCAAGCCCGCGGCAGTCTAGCTCCTTGAGTATAAGCTCCTCCATGACGGAGCTTCTCACAGACGCCCACCAGCACCTTTTAGGCGCCAGCAATCTTCGTGCAGCGTGATAAAAgtggaaaagaaagacgagGGCTCGCGAATCTCCTGTCGTTATCAACCTGGCAAAGGGCCCGCAGCACAGAATCGGAAACCCATAGAACAATTGCTCAATATTCGCTTCGAGAGCCTTGGTGCTAGCATGTGCTGCCGAATCTGCCGTCGAGTTGAGAGACGCGCAGCACAAGAGAGGCGACATGCAGCGGATAACTCTTTCAAATGCGGAGCGATCCGAttgtgatgatggtgcgACTGAGGTAACCGGATGGCTGGCAGAGATATATTTGGTAGTAATTCTTGTGACTGTATCTCTGAGAGATCTTAATTTCTGCTTTTCACCATGTCCCTGTGCTGTTGACGCTGATGCTGGCGGCAAGGAATTTCGACATGTAAGTTCAGATTGtatgccaagaagaagacgccAAGCATAGAATGTAGCGCCAGAGTGAACGGTTTCTGTGCTTTTGCAACTCAAGGTCTGGTAGTGAGGATCATCCCAGATTGTCATGAATGGCTTTACGAAGCGAGCTGGGTCCTCGCCGATTTTTACGAGAGCGTCTTCAATATCGAGCCTTGGGTTTTCATATACAATCTGGGTAAAGACGCTTCCCTCGTCAATAAAGATGGGCATGGCTTGAAACCAAACCTGGAGAATACCGGAGCTGAGGAGGAATAACTGGTCCTGGACGAGATTCAAACTATCCGAACCGGAAGTGGTTCCGCCGTCCAAGAATCCCAGGTCAACCCACGACATGTAGTTTATGAGAAGGGCCGTTCCCATGAGCGCCTCGCAGTGGTCTTTGGTGAAGGGGCGAGATAGATTTTGGCGAAAGAGCCGTATCGCCTTGGCCATTAGTTGCATTGCTGCGTGAGAGTATTTGCTGCTCTGCGGACAAAGGGTTGCGAGGTGCATACCAGCAACACTTAGGATGGCAGACATGATGAAATCTTCCTGTGGCATATTAATATAGGGTCTATTTCCGTGGGCAAGTGAGGGCTCAGGCATACATGAAATGCTCGCTGCGTGACGACGGGCCAGACTTGAGGAAACGTAAGCGTCGAACGGGTTTCCTTATCCCAGTGATTGAATAGCTCGAGATGCAATAGACTAATCTGGGGATTTGGGTCTATCTCAAAGCGAGCGCTGGTCGCGGAGAGGCCTGGGGAGACGTCATATTGGTGCAATGGCTGCACGCATTGGATGTTCCGCTTGACGCAGCTGGAGCATGGGAGACGTTCGTCACACtaggttcaatgttgttagATTGAAACAGGCAGCCGTTAGACTGTAGTAACGCACCTTGACTCTGCGACGCTTGCATGCCAGGCACCCACGCCGGCTTTTGCAATGGGCGCGCTTCTTGCGTGGCTGGTCTGGAACCCCAATGGTCTGCAGTGTGGGAACTTGGCCCGCTTCCCAAGACACCAGTACGGTGTTGGCAAAAACGGTGGGCGCTGAGGTGTCGGGCATTGCATATACCTTGGGACTGGCGGACATGTGTGAGGATGCGGGTTTGCAGCCAAGTTGGAGGatgagaacattgaagggaaTTGAAGTCATCAAGTGGAGACAAGTTGTACCACCATGGCTAGGCTGACACTCATCAGCCCTCGTTTCCCAATCGGGAAAACGAACCAGTCTAGTAAACCAGGAGGGACTGATACAACAGAGCGTCGGCATCTGAGGGCAAATGTCCATCGTCTTCTGTATATAAAGAAGCCTGTCCACCCCATCTCTGAGGTTCCTCATCTTTACACTCACTTTCAAAGCCTTATTCAAAACACATTTCAATACCTGCAATGACTTCAATTCCGCCCGGGGGTCTCCTTCTCGTCACCGGCGCCAATGGCTATATTGCTAGCGTTGCTATCCAAGTTTTCTTGCAGCGCGGGTACCAGGTCCGTGGCACTGTTCGCTCCGCCGCATCAAACATCTGGATGAAAACGTACTTTGGTCCCAAATTCGAACTTGTCGAGGTTCCGGACATTCATTCTCCAGGTGCCTTCGATGAGGCTCTGAAAGGGGTGGATGGCGTTGCTCACATGGCCATGAATATGGATATGAATCCAGAAAACCAAAGCATCATCGACCAAACTATCCAGTCCAACCTATTGTTGCTCGAGACAGCAGCAAAGGAACCTACGGTGAAGAGTGTTGTGATTACGTCGTCTCTTGCCGCATGCGCTGTTCCCAAAACTGGCGTGCCGTACAGAATCGACTCATCTACCTGGAATACTGAAGCCATGGAACAAACAGCCAAACCTTGGGATGGCAAGGGCAACCCCCGTTGGCACGGGATCATGCTCTACGGCGCCTCCAAGGCGCGCGGCGAGCAGGAAGCCTTTGCATGGGTGCACAAACACAAGCCACCCTTCTCCTTCAATACGGTTGTGCCCAATGTAAACTTTGGCATAGCGATTTCGCCGGAAAACATGGGTTATCGCAGCACCTCGGCCGTGATCGATGCCGTCGTCAAGGGCTATCCTGCCGCGCCGTCAATTTTGCCACCGCAGTGGTACGTCGATGTCGAGGATACAGCACTGTTGCACCTAGGTGCGTTGACACTCGATGATGTGAATGACGAGCGTCTATTTGCATTTGCAGGGACATACTCATGGGTGCAGATTCTCGAAATCTTGCACAGGCGGTTCCCCGGACAGATTATGCTGAAGTCGGTCAATGAGGAGGCCGTGGATGCTGGCGACGTGGATAATAAGCTCAGTGTTTGGGTTCTACAGAGGATGGGCCAGAAGCATGGGTTTACTTCCTTGGAGAATACGCTGATTAAGGCTGTGAATACCATCGTCGAGCACAAGTCTAAGAGTGTGCCCAAGACAAGGATAGATCTGTATTACGACTCTCTATCTAGTGAATAACTGAGACTCGGTAAAGGGAAGTTATTCCGCTAATAGATGACAATATACATGAAAATATAACACTTGGTTCAAAATTCGGAAAAGAAGGTGTAAAAGGATCCCTACTTTAAATTtagtaacattgaagctttACTATATTGCTCTCTGGCCTATAAAGATGTACTTACAGCCTTGGCAAACCACGTTATTCGGTATAGGGCTCTTAAAAGTCCTTCTAGCGTTCCCTCATGTGCTCGGGAGTAATTCTATTCCCGTCCGTACCTGGCAAGCTCAAACAGACAGAAATGGCAGGCGAATTGAGAGGGCTGGGTTCTTGTCGTTTCTCATACCGTTGATCCTCGTTTTTTTTCACCGCTTTACTTCGCTGTAGGCAAACGTTGTTGGCAATTGAACGGTCATGGCTTGACTGGCTGCCCTCTCCGTACGCGGGAGAGGCTGGTGGGCTTATTGACATGTCGAGGCTTGGCTGTTCGGCCAGGAAATCCCCCATGCCAGCTCCGTTGAATGGTTGGCAACCGCTTCTTGGCACTACTGGCCGCATATTCCATGCAGGTTGTAGTGGCCGAgtttcctcgtcgtcggcattGCTTTTGCTGGAACAGTTGCCCATTATGTGGATACTGTCAATAGGTTGGAAGTAAGAATAGGCAAGATATCAAATAGGTGAGAAAGTGTGATGAATTGTCTTGTTCAACTTTTTACACCTTGGGGCACTGGCGTGTCTTTTATGTCCCACTGCAGTGCATCAAGCGGCCCTCCTCTTCGCGAGGCACAAAGGTGTCATGGGACCTGAAAAACCAGAGAACAAATTGCGCAAAGGGAAACAAAAGATAGAGCACTTGTAACAATTCCTCGGCGTGCTTAGAGGTATTTTGTCAAAGAAATCATGACTTTCTAAGGAGCTGTCAACGGACGGCAAGGGAATTGCTTCGGAATGAGTGCATAATCTTTGTGCGGCAGGAGCCTTAAAACGCTGCTCTTTAAGCTGCAGCACACCTTGCATTATTGTGTGACCAGGATTGTACTCATTCACGCCCCTTGTAGTCCTTTGTCGTCAAAAACAAAGCCCTAGCCCATGATGCAGAAAACGATTGTATCAAAGATGTTTGAGCAGTGGTGTGGTGGTTCAATCACGAGACTACAAAGGGAGAAGTTGGTTTGATCAAATGTTTGTGGATGCAGACTCATGAAACACAACGAATATCACGGCAAAGGGCGCAGCTTACTAACATCCTTTCCTTACCCGTGTTTTTCTGCACAATGGTTTGTGTTGTGATAATTATTGGCCCGTGACGTGGCGTTGTTCGGTCGGACCAATTAGCCCCGGCCTGTAACCACCCTGATTGGTTAGATTAATGTTGTTCTACCCCGGGGCCGCGAGCCGTGCACGCGAGCGGCCCGTAATAGGGGTCAGCCAGTGTAACAACTCCACATGCAACTATAAAGGCCACAATGCCCGGTTGTACGTAGCTAATAGCTTTCTTTTCCTTAGAGCCTTTTGAATATAATACATTAAACCTGTTACTTGTACCAAATTTCCCTCATGAGACCTACAGTTTGAGAAGAGAAAGGGGAGCACAATAGACCAATTTGATAAGCTAGATGTACGGGCTGGCATCTAGCTACGATCCCAAAACCGCATCCCAACCCAACCCCAGCTACAGCGTCAGGCCCAAGCCCCGACGAGGATGCTCATAACGAATTCGACTAGCAAATATACTAAAACGAACCCATTGAAAACACATTCCTTGGTCCGAACTTTCTCTCTTCCTCACATTCGAGTTGAGCGCCACGGCGTGCTCGTTGATAATAGTTCGGTCAATGCCCAATGGAGGTGTAGCGCCCCAAAGTGCTCCTTAGTTTGGTGAGTTGGAAGGGGGGATTctcttcaatgtcaatggcACTT
The DNA window shown above is from Metarhizium brunneum chromosome 1, complete sequence and carries:
- the terH gene encoding NAD-dependent epimerase/dehydratase terH, with amino-acid sequence MTSIPPGGLLLVTGANGYIASVAIQVFLQRGYQVRGTVRSAASNIWMKTYFGPKFELVEVPDIHSPGAFDEALKGVDGVAHMAMNMDMNPENQSIIDQTIQSNLLLLETAAKEPTVKSVVITSSLAACAVPKTGVPYRIDSSTWNTEAMEQTAKPWDGKGNPRWHGIMLYGASKARGEQEAFAWVHKHKPPFSFNTVVPNVNFGIAISPENMGYRSTSAVIDAVVKGYPAAPSILPPQWYVDVEDTALLHLGALTLDDVNDERLFAFAGTYSWVQILEILHRRFPGQIMLKSVNEEAVDAGDVDNKLSVWVLQRMGQKHGFTSLENTLIKAVNTIVEHKSKSVPKTRIDLYYDSLSSE
- the stcE gene encoding Metalloprotease StcE, encoding MTAWSFARPLVIDKATFERHGGDVKNVATSIKTHNEELRASSYETPWLVVGRINGCTATWLGEKDGWSYVLTAAHCVAYKGTETAISKTFTAPGGQVIASGKGTVYVPQQRVKKPKGMGGASTDIAILKLPTRNPMVDKAGKSLEQPILNDALDEKGRDVIFVGYGSWGVGLDRSGAYGPSQGERRLYGRSRINSIFELEHGIGASYKPAGPSPFWARTAPGDSGSAWWQIREGKPVIIATTNGGRPTEATGARMSKYAAWVKSIYPEARILSAEKPQGCIVSLHTKARYCMSAGTRPESSLPRWIYEHEIYVDAAPGTAVKLSDFDNLSYNRIATFVGTVENNRLKSVKAANGKYLDFSRPHSMRVVKDTTPVGCITSLTTSASYCLPAEQQSESSLPSWIYAHDVQVEAAPGTAVILSDSDNLPQDRLATFTGFVQNWDLTKVRALNGEDLDFSRPKSMRVIRQ